From Streptomyces chrestomyceticus JCM 4735, one genomic window encodes:
- the rplV gene encoding 50S ribosomal protein L22, producing the protein MEARAQARYIRVTPMKARRVVDLIRGMDATEAQAVLRFAPQAASVPVGKVLDSAIANAAHNYDHTDAGSLFISEAYVDEGPTLKRFRPRAQGRAYRIRKRTSHITVVVSSKEGTR; encoded by the coding sequence ATGGAAGCCAGGGCCCAGGCGCGGTACATCCGCGTCACGCCCATGAAGGCCCGCCGCGTGGTGGACCTTATCCGTGGCATGGATGCCACGGAGGCTCAGGCGGTCCTGCGTTTCGCCCCGCAGGCCGCGAGCGTGCCCGTCGGCAAGGTGCTGGACAGCGCCATTGCCAACGCGGCGCACAACTACGACCACACCGACGCCGGCAGCCTCTTCATTTCCGAGGCGTACGTCGACGAGGGTCCGACCCTGAAGCGGTTCCGGCCGCGTGCCCAGGGCCGTGCCTACCGGATCCGCAAGCGGACCAGCCACATCACCGTGGTCGTCAGCAGCAAGGAAGGAACCCGGTAA